In the Gorilla gorilla gorilla isolate KB3781 chromosome 10, NHGRI_mGorGor1-v2.1_pri, whole genome shotgun sequence genome, one interval contains:
- the AMHR2 gene encoding anti-Muellerian hormone type-2 receptor isoform X1, with translation MLGSLGLWALLPTAVEAPPNRRTCVFFEAPGVRGSTKTLGELLDIGAELPRAIRCLYSRCCFGIWNLTQDRAQVEMQGCRDSDEPGCESLHCDPSPRAHPSPGSTLFTCSCGTDFCNANYSHLPPPGSPGTPGSQGPQAAQGESIWMALVLLGLFLLLLLLLGSIILALLQRKNYRVRGEPVPEPRPDSGRDWSVELQELPELCFSQVIREGGHAVVWAGQLQGKLVAIKAFPPRSVAQFQAERALYELPGLQHDHIVRFITASRGGPGPLLSGPLLVLELHPKGSLCHYLTQYTSDWGSSLRMALSLAQGLAFLHEERWQNGQYKPGIAHRDLSSQNVLIREDGSCAIGDLGLALVLPGLTQPPAWTPTQPQGPAAIMEAGTQRYMAPELLDKTLDLQDWGMALRRADIYSLALLLWEILSRCPDLRPDSSPPPFQLAYEAELGNTPTSDELWALAVQERRRPYIPSTWRCFATDPDGLRELLEDCWDADPEARLTAECVQQRLAALAHPQESHPFPESCPHGCPPLCPEDCTSIPAPTILPCRPQRSACHFSVQQGPCSRNPQPACTLSPV, from the exons ATGCTAGGGTCTTTGGGGCTTTGGGCATTACTTCCCACAGCTGTGGAAG CACCCCCAAACAGGCGAACCTGTGTGTTCTTTGAGGCCCCTGGAGTGCGGGGAAGCACAAAGACACTGGGAGAGCTGCTAGATATAGGCGCAGAGCTCCCCAGAGCTATCCGCTGCCTCTACAGCCGCTGCTGCTTTGGGATCTGGAACCTGACCCAAGACCGGGCACAGGTGGAAATGCAAG GATGCCGAGACAGTGATGAGCCAGGCTGTGAGTCCCTCCACTGTGACCCAAGTCCCCGAGCCCACCCCAGCCCTGGCTCCACTCTCTTCACCTGCTCCTGTGGCACTGACTTCTGCAATGCCAATTACAGCCATCTGCCTCCTCCAGGGAGCCCTGGGACTCCTGGCTCCCAGGGTCCCCAGGCTGCCCAAG GTGAGTCCATCTGGATGGCACTGGTGCTGCTGGGgctgttcctcctcctcctgctgctgctgggcAGCATCATCTTGG CCCTGCTACAGCGAAAGAACTACAGAGTGCGAGGTGAACCAGTGCCAGAGCCAAGGCCAGACTCAGGCAGGGACTGGAGTGTGGAGCTGCAGGAGCTGCCTGAGCTGTGTTTCTCCCAG GTAATCCGGGAAGGAGGTCATGCAGTGGTTTGGGCCGGGCAGCTGCAAGGAAAACTGGTTGCCATCAAGGCCTTCCCACCGAGGTCTGTGGCTCAGTTCCAAGCTGAGAGAGCATTGTACGAACTTCCAGGCCTACAGCACGACCACATTGTCCGATTTATCACTGCCAGCCGGGGGGGCCCTGGCCCCCTGCTCTCTGGGCCCCTGCTGGTACTGGAACTGCATCCCAAG GGCTCCCTGTGCCACTACTTGACCCAGTACACCAGTGACTGGGGAAGTTCCCTGCGGATGGCACTGTCcctggcccagggcctggcatTTCTCCATGAGGAGCGCTGGCAGAATG GCCAATATAAACCAGGTATTGCCCACCGAGATCTGAGCAGCCAGAATGTGCTCATTCGGGAAGATGGATCGTGTGCCATTGGAGACCTGGGCCTTGCCTTGGTGCTCCCTGGCCTCACTCAGCCCCCTGCCTGGACCCCTACTCAACCACAAGGCCCAGCTGCCATCATGGAA GCTGGCACCCAGAGGTACATGGCACCAGAGCTCTTGGACAAGACTCTGGACCTACAGGATTGGGGCATGGCCCTCCGACGAGCTGATATTTACTCTTTGGCTCTGCTCCTGTGGGAGATACTGAGCCGCTGCCCAGATTTGAGGCCTG ACAGCAGTCCACCACCCTTCCAACTGGCCTATGAGGCAGAACTGGGCAATACCCCTACCTCTGATGAGCTATGGGCCTTGGCAGTGCAGGAGAGGAGGCGTCCCTACATCCCATCCACCTGGCGCTGCTTTGCCACA GACCCTGATGGGCTGAGGGAGCTCCTAGAAGACTGTTGGGATGCAGACCCAGAAGCACGGCTGACAGCTGAGTGTGTACAGCAGCGCCTGGCTGCCTTGGCCCATCCTCAAGAGAGCCACCCCTTTCCAGAGAGCTGTCCACATGGCTGCCCACCTCTCTGCCCAGAAGACTGTACTTCAATTCCTGCCCCTACCATCCTCCCCTGTAGGCCTCAGCGGAGTGCCTGCCACTTCAGCGTTCAGCAAGGCCCTTGTTCCAGGAATCCTCAACCTGCCTGTACCCTTTCTCCTGTGTAA
- the AMHR2 gene encoding anti-Muellerian hormone type-2 receptor isoform X2, which translates to MLGSLGLWALLPTAVEAPPNRRTCVFFEAPGVRGSTKTLGELLDIGAELPRAIRCLYSRCCFGIWNLTQDRAQVEMQGCRDSDEPGCESLHCDPSPRAHPSPGSTLFTCSCGTDFCNANYSHLPPPGSPGTPGSQGPQAAQGESIWMALVLLGLFLLLLLLLGSIILALLQRKNYRVRGEPVPEPRPDSGRDWSVELQELPELCFSQVPQGGREGLLWALLEVVLGRNPGHVIAQRPTLSTVSLPGLQHDHIVRFITASRGGPGPLLSGPLLVLELHPKGSLCHYLTQYTSDWGSSLRMALSLAQGLAFLHEERWQNGQYKPGIAHRDLSSQNVLIREDGSCAIGDLGLALVLPGLTQPPAWTPTQPQGPAAIMEAGTQRYMAPELLDKTLDLQDWGMALRRADIYSLALLLWEILSRCPDLRPDSSPPPFQLAYEAELGNTPTSDELWALAVQERRRPYIPSTWRCFATDPDGLRELLEDCWDADPEARLTAECVQQRLAALAHPQESHPFPESCPHGCPPLCPEDCTSIPAPTILPCRPQRSACHFSVQQGPCSRNPQPACTLSPV; encoded by the exons ATGCTAGGGTCTTTGGGGCTTTGGGCATTACTTCCCACAGCTGTGGAAG CACCCCCAAACAGGCGAACCTGTGTGTTCTTTGAGGCCCCTGGAGTGCGGGGAAGCACAAAGACACTGGGAGAGCTGCTAGATATAGGCGCAGAGCTCCCCAGAGCTATCCGCTGCCTCTACAGCCGCTGCTGCTTTGGGATCTGGAACCTGACCCAAGACCGGGCACAGGTGGAAATGCAAG GATGCCGAGACAGTGATGAGCCAGGCTGTGAGTCCCTCCACTGTGACCCAAGTCCCCGAGCCCACCCCAGCCCTGGCTCCACTCTCTTCACCTGCTCCTGTGGCACTGACTTCTGCAATGCCAATTACAGCCATCTGCCTCCTCCAGGGAGCCCTGGGACTCCTGGCTCCCAGGGTCCCCAGGCTGCCCAAG GTGAGTCCATCTGGATGGCACTGGTGCTGCTGGGgctgttcctcctcctcctgctgctgctgggcAGCATCATCTTGG CCCTGCTACAGCGAAAGAACTACAGAGTGCGAGGTGAACCAGTGCCAGAGCCAAGGCCAGACTCAGGCAGGGACTGGAGTGTGGAGCTGCAGGAGCTGCCTGAGCTGTGTTTCTCCCAGGTGccccagggagggagagaagggctcCTCTGGGCACTCCTGGAGGTTGTGCTGGGGAGGAATCCTGGCCATGTTATAGCTCAGAGGCCTACACTCAGCACAGTGTCCCTACCAG GCCTACAGCACGACCACATTGTCCGATTTATCACTGCCAGCCGGGGGGGCCCTGGCCCCCTGCTCTCTGGGCCCCTGCTGGTACTGGAACTGCATCCCAAG GGCTCCCTGTGCCACTACTTGACCCAGTACACCAGTGACTGGGGAAGTTCCCTGCGGATGGCACTGTCcctggcccagggcctggcatTTCTCCATGAGGAGCGCTGGCAGAATG GCCAATATAAACCAGGTATTGCCCACCGAGATCTGAGCAGCCAGAATGTGCTCATTCGGGAAGATGGATCGTGTGCCATTGGAGACCTGGGCCTTGCCTTGGTGCTCCCTGGCCTCACTCAGCCCCCTGCCTGGACCCCTACTCAACCACAAGGCCCAGCTGCCATCATGGAA GCTGGCACCCAGAGGTACATGGCACCAGAGCTCTTGGACAAGACTCTGGACCTACAGGATTGGGGCATGGCCCTCCGACGAGCTGATATTTACTCTTTGGCTCTGCTCCTGTGGGAGATACTGAGCCGCTGCCCAGATTTGAGGCCTG ACAGCAGTCCACCACCCTTCCAACTGGCCTATGAGGCAGAACTGGGCAATACCCCTACCTCTGATGAGCTATGGGCCTTGGCAGTGCAGGAGAGGAGGCGTCCCTACATCCCATCCACCTGGCGCTGCTTTGCCACA GACCCTGATGGGCTGAGGGAGCTCCTAGAAGACTGTTGGGATGCAGACCCAGAAGCACGGCTGACAGCTGAGTGTGTACAGCAGCGCCTGGCTGCCTTGGCCCATCCTCAAGAGAGCCACCCCTTTCCAGAGAGCTGTCCACATGGCTGCCCACCTCTCTGCCCAGAAGACTGTACTTCAATTCCTGCCCCTACCATCCTCCCCTGTAGGCCTCAGCGGAGTGCCTGCCACTTCAGCGTTCAGCAAGGCCCTTGTTCCAGGAATCCTCAACCTGCCTGTACCCTTTCTCCTGTGTAA
- the AMHR2 gene encoding anti-Muellerian hormone type-2 receptor isoform X7, with translation MLGSLGLWALLPTAVEAPPNRRTCVFFEAPGVRGSTKTLGELLDIGAELPRAIRCLYSRCCFGIWNLTQDRAQVEMQALLQRKNYRVRGEPVPEPRPDSGRDWSVELQELPELCFSQVPQGGREGLLWALLEVVLGRNPGHVIAQRPTLSTVSLPGLQHDHIVRFITASRGGPGPLLSGPLLVLELHPKGSLCHYLTQYTSDWGSSLRMALSLAQGLAFLHEERWQNGQYKPGIAHRDLSSQNVLIREDGSCAIGDLGLALVLPGLTQPPAWTPTQPQGPAAIMEAGTQRYMAPELLDKTLDLQDWGMALRRADIYSLALLLWEILSRCPDLRPDSSPPPFQLAYEAELGNTPTSDELWALAVQERRRPYIPSTWRCFATDPDGLRELLEDCWDADPEARLTAECVQQRLAALAHPQESHPFPESCPHGCPPLCPEDCTSIPAPTILPCRPQRSACHFSVQQGPCSRNPQPACTLSPV, from the exons ATGCTAGGGTCTTTGGGGCTTTGGGCATTACTTCCCACAGCTGTGGAAG CACCCCCAAACAGGCGAACCTGTGTGTTCTTTGAGGCCCCTGGAGTGCGGGGAAGCACAAAGACACTGGGAGAGCTGCTAGATATAGGCGCAGAGCTCCCCAGAGCTATCCGCTGCCTCTACAGCCGCTGCTGCTTTGGGATCTGGAACCTGACCCAAGACCGGGCACAGGTGGAAATGCAAG CCCTGCTACAGCGAAAGAACTACAGAGTGCGAGGTGAACCAGTGCCAGAGCCAAGGCCAGACTCAGGCAGGGACTGGAGTGTGGAGCTGCAGGAGCTGCCTGAGCTGTGTTTCTCCCAGGTGccccagggagggagagaagggctcCTCTGGGCACTCCTGGAGGTTGTGCTGGGGAGGAATCCTGGCCATGTTATAGCTCAGAGGCCTACACTCAGCACAGTGTCCCTACCAG GCCTACAGCACGACCACATTGTCCGATTTATCACTGCCAGCCGGGGGGGCCCTGGCCCCCTGCTCTCTGGGCCCCTGCTGGTACTGGAACTGCATCCCAAG GGCTCCCTGTGCCACTACTTGACCCAGTACACCAGTGACTGGGGAAGTTCCCTGCGGATGGCACTGTCcctggcccagggcctggcatTTCTCCATGAGGAGCGCTGGCAGAATG GCCAATATAAACCAGGTATTGCCCACCGAGATCTGAGCAGCCAGAATGTGCTCATTCGGGAAGATGGATCGTGTGCCATTGGAGACCTGGGCCTTGCCTTGGTGCTCCCTGGCCTCACTCAGCCCCCTGCCTGGACCCCTACTCAACCACAAGGCCCAGCTGCCATCATGGAA GCTGGCACCCAGAGGTACATGGCACCAGAGCTCTTGGACAAGACTCTGGACCTACAGGATTGGGGCATGGCCCTCCGACGAGCTGATATTTACTCTTTGGCTCTGCTCCTGTGGGAGATACTGAGCCGCTGCCCAGATTTGAGGCCTG ACAGCAGTCCACCACCCTTCCAACTGGCCTATGAGGCAGAACTGGGCAATACCCCTACCTCTGATGAGCTATGGGCCTTGGCAGTGCAGGAGAGGAGGCGTCCCTACATCCCATCCACCTGGCGCTGCTTTGCCACA GACCCTGATGGGCTGAGGGAGCTCCTAGAAGACTGTTGGGATGCAGACCCAGAAGCACGGCTGACAGCTGAGTGTGTACAGCAGCGCCTGGCTGCCTTGGCCCATCCTCAAGAGAGCCACCCCTTTCCAGAGAGCTGTCCACATGGCTGCCCACCTCTCTGCCCAGAAGACTGTACTTCAATTCCTGCCCCTACCATCCTCCCCTGTAGGCCTCAGCGGAGTGCCTGCCACTTCAGCGTTCAGCAAGGCCCTTGTTCCAGGAATCCTCAACCTGCCTGTACCCTTTCTCCTGTGTAA
- the AMHR2 gene encoding anti-Muellerian hormone type-2 receptor isoform X5, with protein MLGSLGLWALLPTAVEAPPNRRTCVFFEAPGVRGSTKTLGELLDIGAELPRAIRCLYSRCCFGIWNLTQDRAQVEMQGESIWMALVLLGLFLLLLLLLGSIILALLQRKNYRVRGEPVPEPRPDSGRDWSVELQELPELCFSQVPQGGREGLLWALLEVVLGRNPGHVIAQRPTLSTVSLPGLQHDHIVRFITASRGGPGPLLSGPLLVLELHPKGSLCHYLTQYTSDWGSSLRMALSLAQGLAFLHEERWQNGQYKPGIAHRDLSSQNVLIREDGSCAIGDLGLALVLPGLTQPPAWTPTQPQGPAAIMEAGTQRYMAPELLDKTLDLQDWGMALRRADIYSLALLLWEILSRCPDLRPDSSPPPFQLAYEAELGNTPTSDELWALAVQERRRPYIPSTWRCFATDPDGLRELLEDCWDADPEARLTAECVQQRLAALAHPQESHPFPESCPHGCPPLCPEDCTSIPAPTILPCRPQRSACHFSVQQGPCSRNPQPACTLSPV; from the exons ATGCTAGGGTCTTTGGGGCTTTGGGCATTACTTCCCACAGCTGTGGAAG CACCCCCAAACAGGCGAACCTGTGTGTTCTTTGAGGCCCCTGGAGTGCGGGGAAGCACAAAGACACTGGGAGAGCTGCTAGATATAGGCGCAGAGCTCCCCAGAGCTATCCGCTGCCTCTACAGCCGCTGCTGCTTTGGGATCTGGAACCTGACCCAAGACCGGGCACAGGTGGAAATGCAAG GTGAGTCCATCTGGATGGCACTGGTGCTGCTGGGgctgttcctcctcctcctgctgctgctgggcAGCATCATCTTGG CCCTGCTACAGCGAAAGAACTACAGAGTGCGAGGTGAACCAGTGCCAGAGCCAAGGCCAGACTCAGGCAGGGACTGGAGTGTGGAGCTGCAGGAGCTGCCTGAGCTGTGTTTCTCCCAGGTGccccagggagggagagaagggctcCTCTGGGCACTCCTGGAGGTTGTGCTGGGGAGGAATCCTGGCCATGTTATAGCTCAGAGGCCTACACTCAGCACAGTGTCCCTACCAG GCCTACAGCACGACCACATTGTCCGATTTATCACTGCCAGCCGGGGGGGCCCTGGCCCCCTGCTCTCTGGGCCCCTGCTGGTACTGGAACTGCATCCCAAG GGCTCCCTGTGCCACTACTTGACCCAGTACACCAGTGACTGGGGAAGTTCCCTGCGGATGGCACTGTCcctggcccagggcctggcatTTCTCCATGAGGAGCGCTGGCAGAATG GCCAATATAAACCAGGTATTGCCCACCGAGATCTGAGCAGCCAGAATGTGCTCATTCGGGAAGATGGATCGTGTGCCATTGGAGACCTGGGCCTTGCCTTGGTGCTCCCTGGCCTCACTCAGCCCCCTGCCTGGACCCCTACTCAACCACAAGGCCCAGCTGCCATCATGGAA GCTGGCACCCAGAGGTACATGGCACCAGAGCTCTTGGACAAGACTCTGGACCTACAGGATTGGGGCATGGCCCTCCGACGAGCTGATATTTACTCTTTGGCTCTGCTCCTGTGGGAGATACTGAGCCGCTGCCCAGATTTGAGGCCTG ACAGCAGTCCACCACCCTTCCAACTGGCCTATGAGGCAGAACTGGGCAATACCCCTACCTCTGATGAGCTATGGGCCTTGGCAGTGCAGGAGAGGAGGCGTCCCTACATCCCATCCACCTGGCGCTGCTTTGCCACA GACCCTGATGGGCTGAGGGAGCTCCTAGAAGACTGTTGGGATGCAGACCCAGAAGCACGGCTGACAGCTGAGTGTGTACAGCAGCGCCTGGCTGCCTTGGCCCATCCTCAAGAGAGCCACCCCTTTCCAGAGAGCTGTCCACATGGCTGCCCACCTCTCTGCCCAGAAGACTGTACTTCAATTCCTGCCCCTACCATCCTCCCCTGTAGGCCTCAGCGGAGTGCCTGCCACTTCAGCGTTCAGCAAGGCCCTTGTTCCAGGAATCCTCAACCTGCCTGTACCCTTTCTCCTGTGTAA
- the AMHR2 gene encoding anti-Muellerian hormone type-2 receptor isoform X3, which translates to MLGSLGLWALLPTAVEAPPNRRTCVFFEAPGVRGSTKTLGELLDIGAELPRAIRCLYSRCCFGIWNLTQDRAQVEMQGCRDSDEPGCESLHCDPSPRAHPSPGSTLFTCSCGTDFCNANYSHLPPPGSPGTPGSQGPQAAQALLQRKNYRVRGEPVPEPRPDSGRDWSVELQELPELCFSQVIREGGHAVVWAGQLQGKLVAIKAFPPRSVAQFQAERALYELPGLQHDHIVRFITASRGGPGPLLSGPLLVLELHPKGSLCHYLTQYTSDWGSSLRMALSLAQGLAFLHEERWQNGQYKPGIAHRDLSSQNVLIREDGSCAIGDLGLALVLPGLTQPPAWTPTQPQGPAAIMEAGTQRYMAPELLDKTLDLQDWGMALRRADIYSLALLLWEILSRCPDLRPDSSPPPFQLAYEAELGNTPTSDELWALAVQERRRPYIPSTWRCFATDPDGLRELLEDCWDADPEARLTAECVQQRLAALAHPQESHPFPESCPHGCPPLCPEDCTSIPAPTILPCRPQRSACHFSVQQGPCSRNPQPACTLSPV; encoded by the exons ATGCTAGGGTCTTTGGGGCTTTGGGCATTACTTCCCACAGCTGTGGAAG CACCCCCAAACAGGCGAACCTGTGTGTTCTTTGAGGCCCCTGGAGTGCGGGGAAGCACAAAGACACTGGGAGAGCTGCTAGATATAGGCGCAGAGCTCCCCAGAGCTATCCGCTGCCTCTACAGCCGCTGCTGCTTTGGGATCTGGAACCTGACCCAAGACCGGGCACAGGTGGAAATGCAAG GATGCCGAGACAGTGATGAGCCAGGCTGTGAGTCCCTCCACTGTGACCCAAGTCCCCGAGCCCACCCCAGCCCTGGCTCCACTCTCTTCACCTGCTCCTGTGGCACTGACTTCTGCAATGCCAATTACAGCCATCTGCCTCCTCCAGGGAGCCCTGGGACTCCTGGCTCCCAGGGTCCCCAGGCTGCCCAAG CCCTGCTACAGCGAAAGAACTACAGAGTGCGAGGTGAACCAGTGCCAGAGCCAAGGCCAGACTCAGGCAGGGACTGGAGTGTGGAGCTGCAGGAGCTGCCTGAGCTGTGTTTCTCCCAG GTAATCCGGGAAGGAGGTCATGCAGTGGTTTGGGCCGGGCAGCTGCAAGGAAAACTGGTTGCCATCAAGGCCTTCCCACCGAGGTCTGTGGCTCAGTTCCAAGCTGAGAGAGCATTGTACGAACTTCCAGGCCTACAGCACGACCACATTGTCCGATTTATCACTGCCAGCCGGGGGGGCCCTGGCCCCCTGCTCTCTGGGCCCCTGCTGGTACTGGAACTGCATCCCAAG GGCTCCCTGTGCCACTACTTGACCCAGTACACCAGTGACTGGGGAAGTTCCCTGCGGATGGCACTGTCcctggcccagggcctggcatTTCTCCATGAGGAGCGCTGGCAGAATG GCCAATATAAACCAGGTATTGCCCACCGAGATCTGAGCAGCCAGAATGTGCTCATTCGGGAAGATGGATCGTGTGCCATTGGAGACCTGGGCCTTGCCTTGGTGCTCCCTGGCCTCACTCAGCCCCCTGCCTGGACCCCTACTCAACCACAAGGCCCAGCTGCCATCATGGAA GCTGGCACCCAGAGGTACATGGCACCAGAGCTCTTGGACAAGACTCTGGACCTACAGGATTGGGGCATGGCCCTCCGACGAGCTGATATTTACTCTTTGGCTCTGCTCCTGTGGGAGATACTGAGCCGCTGCCCAGATTTGAGGCCTG ACAGCAGTCCACCACCCTTCCAACTGGCCTATGAGGCAGAACTGGGCAATACCCCTACCTCTGATGAGCTATGGGCCTTGGCAGTGCAGGAGAGGAGGCGTCCCTACATCCCATCCACCTGGCGCTGCTTTGCCACA GACCCTGATGGGCTGAGGGAGCTCCTAGAAGACTGTTGGGATGCAGACCCAGAAGCACGGCTGACAGCTGAGTGTGTACAGCAGCGCCTGGCTGCCTTGGCCCATCCTCAAGAGAGCCACCCCTTTCCAGAGAGCTGTCCACATGGCTGCCCACCTCTCTGCCCAGAAGACTGTACTTCAATTCCTGCCCCTACCATCCTCCCCTGTAGGCCTCAGCGGAGTGCCTGCCACTTCAGCGTTCAGCAAGGCCCTTGTTCCAGGAATCCTCAACCTGCCTGTACCCTTTCTCCTGTGTAA
- the AMHR2 gene encoding anti-Muellerian hormone type-2 receptor isoform X4, producing the protein MLGSLGLWALLPTAVEAPPNRRTCVFFEAPGVRGSTKTLGELLDIGAELPRAIRCLYSRCCFGIWNLTQDRAQVEMQGESIWMALVLLGLFLLLLLLLGSIILALLQRKNYRVRGEPVPEPRPDSGRDWSVELQELPELCFSQVIREGGHAVVWAGQLQGKLVAIKAFPPRSVAQFQAERALYELPGLQHDHIVRFITASRGGPGPLLSGPLLVLELHPKGSLCHYLTQYTSDWGSSLRMALSLAQGLAFLHEERWQNGQYKPGIAHRDLSSQNVLIREDGSCAIGDLGLALVLPGLTQPPAWTPTQPQGPAAIMEAGTQRYMAPELLDKTLDLQDWGMALRRADIYSLALLLWEILSRCPDLRPDSSPPPFQLAYEAELGNTPTSDELWALAVQERRRPYIPSTWRCFATDPDGLRELLEDCWDADPEARLTAECVQQRLAALAHPQESHPFPESCPHGCPPLCPEDCTSIPAPTILPCRPQRSACHFSVQQGPCSRNPQPACTLSPV; encoded by the exons ATGCTAGGGTCTTTGGGGCTTTGGGCATTACTTCCCACAGCTGTGGAAG CACCCCCAAACAGGCGAACCTGTGTGTTCTTTGAGGCCCCTGGAGTGCGGGGAAGCACAAAGACACTGGGAGAGCTGCTAGATATAGGCGCAGAGCTCCCCAGAGCTATCCGCTGCCTCTACAGCCGCTGCTGCTTTGGGATCTGGAACCTGACCCAAGACCGGGCACAGGTGGAAATGCAAG GTGAGTCCATCTGGATGGCACTGGTGCTGCTGGGgctgttcctcctcctcctgctgctgctgggcAGCATCATCTTGG CCCTGCTACAGCGAAAGAACTACAGAGTGCGAGGTGAACCAGTGCCAGAGCCAAGGCCAGACTCAGGCAGGGACTGGAGTGTGGAGCTGCAGGAGCTGCCTGAGCTGTGTTTCTCCCAG GTAATCCGGGAAGGAGGTCATGCAGTGGTTTGGGCCGGGCAGCTGCAAGGAAAACTGGTTGCCATCAAGGCCTTCCCACCGAGGTCTGTGGCTCAGTTCCAAGCTGAGAGAGCATTGTACGAACTTCCAGGCCTACAGCACGACCACATTGTCCGATTTATCACTGCCAGCCGGGGGGGCCCTGGCCCCCTGCTCTCTGGGCCCCTGCTGGTACTGGAACTGCATCCCAAG GGCTCCCTGTGCCACTACTTGACCCAGTACACCAGTGACTGGGGAAGTTCCCTGCGGATGGCACTGTCcctggcccagggcctggcatTTCTCCATGAGGAGCGCTGGCAGAATG GCCAATATAAACCAGGTATTGCCCACCGAGATCTGAGCAGCCAGAATGTGCTCATTCGGGAAGATGGATCGTGTGCCATTGGAGACCTGGGCCTTGCCTTGGTGCTCCCTGGCCTCACTCAGCCCCCTGCCTGGACCCCTACTCAACCACAAGGCCCAGCTGCCATCATGGAA GCTGGCACCCAGAGGTACATGGCACCAGAGCTCTTGGACAAGACTCTGGACCTACAGGATTGGGGCATGGCCCTCCGACGAGCTGATATTTACTCTTTGGCTCTGCTCCTGTGGGAGATACTGAGCCGCTGCCCAGATTTGAGGCCTG ACAGCAGTCCACCACCCTTCCAACTGGCCTATGAGGCAGAACTGGGCAATACCCCTACCTCTGATGAGCTATGGGCCTTGGCAGTGCAGGAGAGGAGGCGTCCCTACATCCCATCCACCTGGCGCTGCTTTGCCACA GACCCTGATGGGCTGAGGGAGCTCCTAGAAGACTGTTGGGATGCAGACCCAGAAGCACGGCTGACAGCTGAGTGTGTACAGCAGCGCCTGGCTGCCTTGGCCCATCCTCAAGAGAGCCACCCCTTTCCAGAGAGCTGTCCACATGGCTGCCCACCTCTCTGCCCAGAAGACTGTACTTCAATTCCTGCCCCTACCATCCTCCCCTGTAGGCCTCAGCGGAGTGCCTGCCACTTCAGCGTTCAGCAAGGCCCTTGTTCCAGGAATCCTCAACCTGCCTGTACCCTTTCTCCTGTGTAA